In the Desulfuromonadales bacterium genome, TCCTCCGCCGGAGGGGCGAAAGATTTTTGCAGACCGGGCAAGGTGCCGCCGATGGCGGGTGCCGCAAAAAGGGCGCCCAAATAATGCACGATGGATGTGTTTTGACTCATAAACAGTCGGCCGCACGAGTCTGCTCAGGATATCGGTGAAACTAGGAAAAGACAAGGAGATATAATGAGTTGGGGTCTTTTCCGTAAGGAGAAAAGGCTTGACATTGCATGTATACAGTATACAATAAATACTGTATACAGTCTACATTAGACATGTCAATGGAGACCCCAGTGAGAAGAAAACCGATCGAAAGACACCAAACGCTGCGGGAAAAGATCCTGGAGACGATTCGCGAGGCGATCCTCAAAGGGGCACTCAAGCCCGGAGAGAAAGTGGCGGAACCGGAACTTGCCGAACGCTTCGGCATCAGTCGGACGCCGATCCGGGAAGCTTTCCGACAGCTCGAATCGGAAGGGTATTTGACCGTAATCCCGCGCAAGGGTGCTGTGGTCACTTCCCTCTCCGAACGTGACGTGGCGGAATTCTATTCCATCAAGAGCATCCTTGAGGGTTATGCCGCGCGCATTGCTACGGAGAGGCTGAGCGACAAGGAGATCGAACGCCTGGAGGCGATCAACGACAGGCTGGAGCAGTTGGCCCGGGAAGGGGACGTCAAGACCTTCTTTCGCGTTCACAACGAGTTTCACGAGCTCTTCATAAAAGCCGCTGGTAACGAAAAGCTCTATGAACTGATCAGCCATCTGATGATGAAGTTCAACAGGCCCCGGATGGCTTCTCTTTCCCTGCCGGGCAGGATGGAGATCTCCGTACAGGAACACCGCAAGATCATCGAGGCCTTCAAGGGCAAGGACGGAGAGAAGGCCGACAATCTGGTGCGCAAGACTGCCGCCTACGGTGGCCAGGTCCTGATCCAGAGCATTGCCCAGGAAGAAGGCAGACGTGTGGAAAAATCGATACTGCAAAGGGTGGTTGATGTCTGAAAAGGCCGCCCCGCGTCCTCCTGGCCCGTCCCGCAAGGACGGGCTTTATTTTTTCGGGGAAAAGGGGATGGCGAACGGCAATTGCCGGGGGCGGCACCCTCCGCTAGACTCGTAGTGAAAGGACCGAACGTCATGCTCTGGATGCTGCTGGCAATGCTCACCGCCGTTTCTGAATCGGCCAAGGACATTCTGAGCAAACAGCATCTTCATCAGGCGGACGAGTACCTGGTCGCCTGGTCCTGGCGCTGCTTCGCACTCCCCTTCCTGCTGCCGCCGTTTCTCATCCTCTCCCTACCGCCACTCGGCAGGGAATTCTGGCA is a window encoding:
- a CDS encoding GntR family transcriptional regulator — protein: MRRKPIERHQTLREKILETIREAILKGALKPGEKVAEPELAERFGISRTPIREAFRQLESEGYLTVIPRKGAVVTSLSERDVAEFYSIKSILEGYAARIATERLSDKEIERLEAINDRLEQLAREGDVKTFFRVHNEFHELFIKAAGNEKLYELISHLMMKFNRPRMASLSLPGRMEISVQEHRKIIEAFKGKDGEKADNLVRKTAAYGGQVLIQSIAQEEGRRVEKSILQRVVDV